In Streptomyces capitiformicae, one genomic interval encodes:
- a CDS encoding carbohydrate ABC transporter permease, which translates to MNAVRRNGLGLLAWFAGVVFFLPIAWMALTSFHSESDAATNPPSFTAALTLDGYREFFGVDGGASPWPALINSTVASLASTLLVLLLALPAAYALSIRPVRKWTDVLFFFLSTKMLPVVAGLLPIYLFAKNTGLLDNIWLLVLLYTSMNLPIAVWMMQSFLAEVPVAVIEAAQLDGARLPTVLARVVAPIAAPGIAATALICFIFSWNELLFARVLTGVVAETAPVFLTGFITSQGLFLAKVCAASLVISLPVLAAGFAAQDKLVQGLSLGAVK; encoded by the coding sequence ATGAACGCCGTACGACGCAATGGTCTCGGTCTGCTGGCCTGGTTCGCCGGAGTCGTCTTCTTCCTGCCCATCGCCTGGATGGCCCTGACGTCCTTCCACTCGGAGTCGGACGCGGCGACCAACCCGCCGTCCTTCACGGCCGCGTTGACGCTGGACGGCTATCGCGAGTTCTTCGGCGTGGACGGCGGCGCCAGCCCCTGGCCGGCCCTCATCAACTCAACAGTGGCATCCCTGGCCTCGACCCTGCTCGTCCTCCTCCTCGCCCTCCCGGCGGCGTACGCCCTGTCGATCCGGCCGGTGCGGAAGTGGACGGACGTCCTGTTCTTCTTCCTCTCCACGAAGATGCTGCCGGTGGTGGCAGGCCTCCTCCCCATCTATCTCTTCGCCAAGAACACAGGTCTGCTCGACAACATCTGGCTCCTCGTCCTCCTCTACACCTCCATGAACCTCCCGATCGCCGTCTGGATGATGCAGTCCTTCCTGGCGGAGGTCCCGGTGGCGGTGATCGAGGCGGCGCAGTTGGACGGGGCCCGACTGCCGACGGTCCTGGCCCGCGTGGTGGCCCCGATAGCGGCCCCCGGCATCGCCGCGACCGCCCTCATCTGCTTCATCTTCAGCTGGAACGAACTTCTCTTCGCGAGGGTACTGACGGGCGTGGTAGCCGAAACAGCCCCCGTCTTCCTGACCGGCTTCATCACCAGCCAGGGCCTGTTCCTGGCGAAGGTGTGCGCCGCGTCCCTCGTCATCTCCCTGCCGGTGCTCGCCGCGGGGTTCGCCGCCCAGGACAAGTTGGTCCAGGGCCTGTCCTTGGGAGCCGTGAAATGA
- a CDS encoding TerD family protein has translation MTPGSNIPLPAPRVAVDVTAPVRLDVSGLLLTADGKVRSDDDFIFYNQPTGPGVTYRSGGGTTPDSITVDTTALPPGIEKIVVTASPDAAGQTFQGIEPTATIRNADDSSVLATFTPPQLGTETALVVVEIYLRNGAWKARAVGQGYANGLAGIATDFGVTVEEPTPAPAPMPTPPQPQATPPAPTIQSPVTPPAPPMPPATPPAPPATGKINLDKGRVSLQKNQTVSLVKGGRPLLSQVKMGLGWEPAYRGKDIDLDASVIAYGPQRNHIDSCYFGKLQIVSGAIRHSGDNLTGEGGGDDEVITVDLGRLPQEVTGLVFTVNSFSGQKFTEVAKAYCRLLDAATGEELVRFDLTNAEPQTGVMMAKLIKQFSGEWEMTAMGDFVKSRTVRGMVKPAAQAL, from the coding sequence ATGACCCCCGGCTCGAACATCCCGCTGCCCGCCCCCCGCGTCGCGGTGGACGTCACCGCCCCCGTGCGGCTGGACGTATCGGGCCTGCTGCTCACGGCCGACGGCAAGGTGCGCTCCGACGACGACTTCATCTTCTACAACCAGCCGACAGGCCCCGGCGTGACGTACCGCTCCGGCGGCGGCACCACCCCCGACTCGATCACGGTCGACACGACGGCCCTCCCCCCGGGCATCGAGAAGATCGTCGTCACGGCCAGCCCGGACGCCGCCGGCCAGACCTTCCAGGGCATCGAACCGACGGCCACCATCCGCAACGCGGACGACAGCAGCGTCCTGGCGACGTTCACGCCCCCGCAGCTCGGTACCGAGACGGCCCTGGTGGTCGTGGAGATCTACCTGCGCAACGGCGCGTGGAAGGCCCGAGCGGTGGGCCAGGGATACGCCAACGGCCTGGCGGGCATCGCGACGGACTTCGGCGTCACGGTGGAGGAACCCACCCCGGCTCCCGCCCCGATGCCCACCCCGCCCCAGCCCCAGGCCACCCCGCCCGCCCCCACCATCCAGTCCCCGGTGACCCCGCCGGCCCCGCCCATGCCCCCCGCGACTCCCCCCGCCCCGCCCGCCACCGGCAAGATCAACCTCGACAAGGGCCGCGTCAGCCTCCAGAAGAACCAGACGGTCTCCCTGGTCAAGGGCGGTCGCCCACTGCTCTCCCAGGTCAAGATGGGCCTCGGCTGGGAGCCGGCGTACCGGGGCAAGGACATCGACCTGGACGCCTCGGTCATCGCGTACGGCCCGCAGCGCAACCACATCGACAGCTGCTACTTCGGCAAGCTGCAGATCGTGAGCGGCGCGATCAGGCACTCCGGCGACAACCTCACGGGTGAGGGCGGCGGTGACGACGAGGTCATCACCGTCGACCTCGGTCGTCTCCCCCAGGAGGTCACCGGCCTCGTCTTCACGGTGAACTCCTTCTCCGGTCAGAAGTTCACCGAGGTAGCCAAGGCCTACTGCCGTCTCCTCGACGCCGCCACGGGCGAGGAGCTCGTCCGCTTCGACCTCACCAACGCCGAGCCCCAGACCGGCGTGATGATGGCGAAGCTGATCAAGCAGTTCTCCGGCGAGTGGGAGATGACGGCCATGGGCGACTTCGTGAAGTCGCGCACGGTGAGGGGGATGGTGAAGCCGGCCGCCCAGGCGCTCTGA
- a CDS encoding bestrophin-like domain — translation MELWLLNSFGSLALTMIMAGSVIAFAALGSLVVRRRLPRLMNGGQNDMVGVLLGMYGAIYGIFLAFVVVAEWEGIGVAETVVATEATHCAEIVRDADAFPEPVRREVTEAVGQYVRAVVNDQWPRMRAGEPSAEATEPAIRAVYRALQSYEPTTESQKAYYAQAVSHLDGVVAQRRARLTLASSSLPTLLKLLVYGGALVMIPMSLLYGIKSFKAHLTFVTLIALLIGLSLLLTMSLDRPFSGELSVSPAPYKEGALVRFWQ, via the coding sequence ATGGAACTCTGGCTGCTCAACAGCTTCGGCTCGCTCGCCCTGACCATGATCATGGCCGGAAGTGTCATCGCGTTCGCCGCCCTGGGCAGCCTGGTCGTCCGCCGCAGACTCCCGCGCCTCATGAACGGCGGACAGAACGACATGGTCGGCGTACTCCTCGGGATGTACGGCGCCATCTACGGGATCTTCCTGGCGTTCGTCGTGGTCGCCGAGTGGGAGGGCATCGGGGTGGCGGAGACCGTGGTCGCCACCGAGGCCACGCACTGCGCCGAGATCGTGCGCGACGCCGACGCGTTCCCCGAGCCGGTCCGCCGAGAGGTGACGGAGGCCGTCGGCCAGTACGTACGGGCCGTGGTGAACGACCAGTGGCCCCGTATGCGCGCGGGCGAGCCCTCCGCCGAGGCGACCGAACCGGCCATCCGCGCCGTGTACCGGGCGCTTCAGTCCTACGAGCCCACCACCGAGTCCCAGAAGGCGTACTACGCCCAGGCGGTGAGCCACCTCGACGGGGTCGTCGCCCAACGCCGCGCACGGCTGACCCTGGCCTCCTCGTCCCTCCCGACACTGCTGAAACTCCTGGTCTACGGGGGCGCGCTGGTGATGATCCCCATGTCCCTCCTCTACGGCATCAAGAGCTTCAAGGCGCACCTGACGTTCGTGACGCTCATCGCCCTGCTGATCGGTCTGAGTCTCCTGCTCACGATGAGCCTGGACCGTCCTTTCTCGGGCGAGCTGAGCGTGTCACCCGCGCCCTACAAGGAGGGAGCACTGGTCCGCTTCTGGCAGTGA
- a CDS encoding carbohydrate ABC transporter permease codes for MTATTTAPITATPVRTGDKPNARLRAWATRAPLLPALIFMIAATQLPFVATLVISFFDWNSLYPDARGFAGFANYGEVLTDPDLRRSVWTTILLTVAVVLASLVLGLVLALLLDRRFRGRGIVRTLLIAPFLVVPVAAALLWKHVLYNPEYGLFNGLLHYVGGPQPDWISKTPLLAVEASLVWQWTPFMMLILLAGLQSRDHQQIEAARVDGASDWQIFRHLTLPHLRRYLELGALLGSIYIVQNFDAVFTITSGGLGTANLPYTVYQTFYQAHENGLASAAGVLVVIGSIIIATFALRVVSSLFREEVGRS; via the coding sequence ATGACCGCGACGACGACAGCACCGATCACAGCCACCCCCGTACGCACGGGCGACAAACCGAACGCCCGGCTGCGCGCCTGGGCCACCCGTGCCCCGCTCCTCCCCGCCCTGATCTTCATGATCGCCGCGACCCAGCTCCCGTTCGTGGCCACGCTGGTGATCTCCTTCTTCGACTGGAACTCCCTCTACCCCGACGCCCGAGGCTTCGCCGGCTTCGCCAACTACGGCGAGGTCCTCACCGACCCCGACCTGCGCCGTTCGGTGTGGACGACGATCCTGCTGACGGTGGCCGTGGTCCTGGCCAGCCTGGTCCTCGGCCTGGTCCTGGCCCTCCTCCTGGACCGGAGATTCCGCGGCCGGGGCATCGTCCGCACCCTCCTGATCGCCCCCTTCCTGGTGGTCCCGGTGGCGGCGGCCCTGCTCTGGAAACATGTGCTCTACAACCCCGAATACGGCCTGTTCAACGGCCTGTTGCACTACGTGGGCGGCCCGCAGCCGGACTGGATATCGAAGACCCCGCTGCTAGCGGTCGAGGCCTCCCTGGTCTGGCAGTGGACGCCGTTCATGATGCTGATCCTGCTGGCGGGCCTGCAGTCCCGCGACCACCAGCAGATCGAGGCGGCGAGGGTGGACGGCGCGAGCGACTGGCAGATCTTCCGCCACCTGACGCTCCCGCACCTGCGCCGGTACCTCGAACTGGGCGCGCTGCTCGGCTCGATCTACATCGTCCAGAACTTCGACGCCGTCTTCACGATCACATCCGGCGGCCTGGGCACGGCGAACCTCCCCTACACCGTCTACCAGACCTTCTACCAGGCCCACGAGAACGGTCTCGCTTCGGCGGCCGGCGTCCTGGTCGTCATCGGTTCGATCATCATCGCGACGTTCGCGCTCCGCGTGGTGTCGTCGCTGTTCCGCGAGGAGGTGGGGCGGTCATGA
- a CDS encoding GntR family transcriptional regulator has translation MQAIRPVGRTLLRDRAYQAIRDAIVAGEIEPGAVVRDADFAELLGLSRGPVREAFSRLIDEGLLESKPQSYTRVTPVVAADVRDAAAVVGAMHELATRVAVPRLFAADVETMRSANERFAAAVHVGDVDAALVADDTLHDVLVRVSGNRAAAATIARYTPLIRRLERRRFGEGGNCRSAGLHEQLIEACAAGDVDEAVRVTAEIWRGLAELVDEVEKADEVDEADEVDEADEADEVDEVDEEDR, from the coding sequence ATGCAGGCCATACGACCGGTGGGCCGCACCCTGCTCAGGGATCGCGCCTACCAAGCCATCCGGGACGCCATCGTGGCCGGGGAGATCGAGCCGGGGGCGGTGGTGCGGGACGCCGACTTCGCGGAGCTGCTGGGGCTGTCGCGGGGCCCGGTGCGGGAGGCGTTCTCGCGGTTGATCGACGAGGGGCTTCTGGAGAGCAAGCCGCAGAGTTATACGCGGGTGACGCCTGTCGTGGCCGCCGACGTGCGGGACGCGGCCGCCGTGGTCGGGGCCATGCACGAGCTGGCCACCCGGGTCGCCGTGCCCCGGCTGTTCGCGGCGGACGTCGAGACGATGCGCTCGGCCAACGAGCGGTTCGCGGCGGCCGTCCACGTGGGCGACGTCGACGCCGCCCTCGTCGCCGACGACACGCTGCACGACGTCCTCGTCCGGGTGAGCGGCAACCGCGCGGCCGCCGCCACCATCGCCCGCTACACACCTCTCATCCGCCGACTGGAGCGACGGCGCTTCGGCGAGGGCGGCAACTGCCGCTCCGCCGGCCTGCACGAACAGCTGATCGAGGCCTGCGCGGCCGGAGACGTGGACGAGGCGGTCCGCGTCACGGCGGAGATCTGGCGCGGCCTGGCCGAACTCGTCGACGAAGTCGAGAAAGCGGATGAAGTCGATGAAGCGGATGAAGTCGATGAAGCGGATGAAGCCGATGAAGTCGATGAAGTCGACGAAGAGGACCGCTGA
- a CDS encoding DeoR/GlpR family DNA-binding transcription regulator has translation MSAMSAEERQREIVRAARRTGAVDVAELAAALGVAKETVRRDLRALEDHGLVRRTHGGAYPVESAGFETTLAFRATSHVPEKRRIAAAAAELLGDAETVFVDEGFTPQLIAEALPRDRPLTVVTASLATAGALAEAGNTTVLLLGGRVRPGTLATVDHWTTKMLAGFVIDLAYIGANGITRDHGLTTPDPAVSEVKAQAIRASRRTVFAGVHTKFGAVSFCRFAGIGDLEAIVTSTLLPTSEAHRYSLLGPQVIRV, from the coding sequence GTGTCGGCCATGAGCGCGGAAGAAAGGCAACGCGAGATCGTCCGGGCCGCCCGCCGCACGGGTGCCGTCGACGTCGCCGAGCTCGCCGCCGCACTCGGCGTGGCGAAGGAGACCGTACGGCGTGATCTGCGTGCCCTGGAGGACCACGGGCTGGTCCGCCGGACGCACGGTGGCGCCTATCCCGTGGAAAGCGCCGGGTTCGAGACGACGCTCGCGTTCCGCGCGACCAGCCATGTGCCCGAGAAGCGCAGGATCGCCGCCGCGGCGGCCGAGCTGCTCGGGGACGCCGAGACGGTCTTCGTCGACGAGGGCTTCACCCCGCAGCTCATCGCAGAGGCACTCCCCCGGGACCGGCCGCTGACCGTGGTCACCGCCTCCCTCGCCACCGCGGGCGCTCTCGCGGAGGCCGGCAACACCACCGTGCTGCTGCTGGGCGGCCGGGTGCGGCCCGGCACCCTCGCCACCGTCGACCACTGGACGACGAAGATGCTCGCCGGCTTCGTCATCGACCTGGCGTACATCGGCGCCAACGGCATCACCCGCGACCACGGCCTGACCACCCCCGACCCGGCGGTCAGCGAGGTCAAGGCGCAGGCGATCCGAGCCTCCCGGCGCACCGTCTTCGCGGGCGTCCACACCAAGTTCGGCGCGGTCAGCTTCTGCCGCTTCGCCGGGATCGGCGACCTGGAGGCGATCGTCACCAGCACCCTCCTGCCCACGTCGGAGGCTCACCGGTATTCGCTGCTGGGGCCCCAGGTCATCCGAGTCTGA
- a CDS encoding ABC transporter substrate-binding protein gives MRTPSRRRPRATLAMVAAGTLLAPLLSGCWVGAGGAGSGGDSINVLMVNNPQMQELQKLTAAHFTEETGIKVNFTVLPENDVRDKISQDFANQAGQYDVATLSNYEIPIYARNGWLEEMDSYVAEDAGFDQQDILEPMRQSLTGDDGKLYGQPFYGESSFLMYRKDVFEQEGLTMPSHPTWQQVADLAAKTDGAQDGMKGICLRGLPGWGEVMAPLTTVVNTYGGTWFDKDWKARLDSPEFEKATKFYVDLVREHGESGAAQAGFAECLNNMTQGKVAMWYDATSAAGSLEATASPVKGKIGYAPAPVEETDSSGWLYTWAWGIQKASRNPDKAWKFVSWASGKQYEQLVGDEIGWSNVPAGKRESTYSNPAYVKEAAAFQEMTREAIEGARPTDPGTQPRPAPGIQFVGIPEFTDLGTKVSLEISAAIAGRQSVESALKKSQALAEQISEEYEGR, from the coding sequence ATGCGCACCCCGAGCCGACGGAGGCCGCGAGCGACGCTCGCCATGGTCGCCGCTGGGACGCTGCTCGCCCCGCTGCTCTCCGGCTGTTGGGTCGGGGCGGGCGGGGCCGGTTCCGGCGGCGACTCCATCAATGTGCTGATGGTCAACAACCCGCAGATGCAGGAGCTGCAGAAGCTCACCGCCGCGCACTTCACCGAAGAGACCGGCATCAAGGTCAACTTCACCGTCCTGCCCGAGAACGACGTCCGCGACAAGATCAGCCAGGACTTCGCCAACCAGGCCGGCCAGTACGACGTGGCAACCCTCAGCAACTACGAGATACCGATCTACGCTCGCAACGGCTGGCTGGAGGAGATGGACTCCTATGTCGCCGAGGATGCCGGCTTCGACCAGCAGGACATCCTCGAGCCGATGCGCCAGTCCTTGACCGGCGACGACGGCAAGCTCTACGGACAGCCCTTCTATGGCGAGTCGTCCTTCCTGATGTACCGCAAGGACGTGTTCGAGCAGGAGGGCCTGACGATGCCCTCGCATCCCACCTGGCAGCAGGTCGCCGATCTCGCCGCGAAGACGGACGGCGCCCAGGACGGTATGAAGGGCATCTGTCTGCGCGGCCTGCCCGGTTGGGGCGAAGTGATGGCCCCGCTCACCACGGTCGTCAACACCTACGGCGGCACCTGGTTCGACAAGGACTGGAAGGCCCGTCTGGACTCCCCCGAGTTCGAGAAGGCCACCAAGTTCTACGTCGACCTCGTACGCGAGCACGGCGAATCCGGCGCCGCCCAGGCCGGTTTCGCCGAGTGCCTGAACAACATGACGCAGGGCAAGGTCGCCATGTGGTACGACGCCACCTCCGCCGCCGGTTCCCTGGAGGCGACCGCCTCCCCCGTGAAGGGAAAGATCGGCTACGCGCCCGCACCCGTGGAGGAGACGGACTCCTCCGGCTGGCTCTACACCTGGGCCTGGGGCATCCAGAAGGCCTCCCGGAACCCGGACAAGGCCTGGAAGTTCGTCTCCTGGGCCTCCGGCAAGCAGTACGAGCAGCTCGTCGGCGACGAGATCGGCTGGTCCAACGTCCCCGCCGGCAAGCGCGAGTCGACGTACTCGAACCCCGCGTACGTCAAGGAGGCCGCCGCCTTCCAGGAGATGACCCGTGAGGCCATCGAGGGCGCCCGGCCCACCGACCCGGGGACGCAACCGCGCCCCGCGCCCGGCATCCAGTTCGTCGGCATCCCCGAGTTCACCGATCTCGGCACCAAGGTCTCCCTGGAGATCAGCGCGGCCATCGCCGGACGCCAGTCCGTCGAGTCGGCCCTGAAGAAATCGCAGGCGCTCGCCGAGCAGATCTCCGAGGAGTACGAGGGCCGATGA
- a CDS encoding zinc-dependent alcohol dehydrogenase family protein: MKAAVIESVGKAVVTEVPDPTPSPRDVVVEVAACGLCGTDLHILQGEFAPKLPIVPGHEFAGEVVGVGTRVTELSVGDRVAVDPSLYCYECRYCRTGHNNLCERWAAIGVTTAGGAARYAVAPVANCVRLPDHVRTQDAALVEPLSCAVRGYDVLRSRLGAHVLIYGSGTMGLMMLELAKRTGAASVDVVDVNPSRLETAGRLGVSASAATPDELDRPQGWDVVVDATGNAAAIQDGLDRVAKAGTFLQFGVAEYSTRVTIDPYRIYNQEITITGSMAVLHSFERAAELFANGVLDPEVFISDRLPLERYPEALEQFASGVGRKIVVVP; the protein is encoded by the coding sequence ATGAAGGCCGCCGTCATCGAGTCCGTGGGCAAGGCCGTCGTCACGGAGGTCCCGGATCCGACGCCGAGCCCCCGCGACGTCGTGGTGGAGGTCGCCGCGTGCGGCCTGTGCGGGACGGATCTGCACATCCTCCAGGGCGAGTTCGCGCCGAAGTTGCCGATCGTGCCCGGCCACGAGTTCGCGGGCGAGGTGGTCGGGGTCGGCACCCGGGTCACCGAACTGTCGGTCGGCGACCGTGTGGCCGTCGACCCGTCCCTGTACTGCTACGAGTGCCGGTACTGCCGTACGGGCCACAACAACCTCTGCGAGCGCTGGGCCGCGATCGGCGTGACGACGGCGGGCGGCGCGGCCCGGTACGCGGTGGCGCCGGTGGCGAACTGCGTACGGCTCCCCGACCACGTCCGCACCCAGGACGCGGCGCTGGTGGAGCCCCTGTCGTGCGCGGTCCGCGGCTACGACGTCCTCCGTTCCCGCCTGGGCGCCCACGTCCTGATCTACGGCTCGGGGACGATGGGCCTGATGATGCTGGAACTCGCGAAGCGGACGGGCGCGGCGAGCGTGGACGTCGTGGACGTGAACCCGTCCCGCCTGGAGACGGCCGGCAGGCTCGGCGTCTCGGCGTCCGCGGCGACCCCCGACGAGCTGGACCGCCCCCAGGGCTGGGACGTGGTCGTGGACGCCACCGGCAACGCGGCGGCGATCCAGGACGGCCTGGACCGGGTGGCCAAGGCGGGCACGTTCCTCCAGTTCGGGGTGGCGGAATACTCGACCCGGGTCACGATCGACCCGTACCGCATCTACAACCAGGAGATCACCATCACCGGCTCCATGGCGGTGCTCCACAGCTTCGAGCGGGCGGCGGAACTGTTCGCCAACGGAGTCCTCGACCCGGAGGTCTTCATCAGCGACCGGTTGCCCCTGGAGCGGTACCCGGAGGCGTTGGAGCAGTTCGCGTCGGGGGTGGGGAGGAAGATCGTGGTGGTGCCGTAG
- a CDS encoding 1-aminocyclopropane-1-carboxylate deaminase: protein MSLSSYERYPLLFGPSPVHPLERLTAHLGGASLWAKREDCNSGVAYGGNKTRKLEYLVADALAQGCDTLVSIGGVQSNHTRQVAAVAARAGLKCVLVQESWVDWPDAVYDKVGNILISRLVGADVRLVRAGFGIGFKESWELALREVEESGGKPYAIPAGASDHPLGGLGFAGWAYEVAEQERESGVFFDTVIVCSVTGSTQAGMVAGFAALEEAGGRPRRVLGIDASAAPARTREQIARIAQNTGRLIGVKRELTEADVELDERYHAGTYGVPDENTLDAMRLAARTEGMVTDPVYEGKSMAGLIDLVSRGEIGSDSTVLYAHLGGQPALNAYSALF from the coding sequence ATGTCCCTTTCTTCCTACGAGCGCTACCCGCTCCTCTTCGGGCCCTCACCGGTCCACCCGCTGGAACGGCTGACCGCGCACCTCGGCGGCGCTTCCCTCTGGGCCAAGCGCGAGGACTGCAACTCCGGTGTCGCGTACGGCGGCAACAAGACCCGCAAGCTGGAGTACCTCGTCGCCGACGCCCTCGCCCAGGGCTGCGACACGCTCGTCTCGATCGGCGGCGTCCAGTCCAACCACACCCGCCAGGTCGCCGCCGTCGCCGCCCGCGCCGGACTCAAGTGCGTGCTCGTACAGGAGAGTTGGGTGGACTGGCCCGACGCCGTGTACGACAAGGTCGGCAACATCCTGATCAGCCGGCTGGTCGGCGCCGACGTACGGCTCGTACGCGCCGGCTTCGGCATCGGGTTCAAGGAGAGCTGGGAACTGGCGCTCAGGGAGGTCGAGGAGAGCGGCGGCAAACCGTACGCCATCCCCGCCGGCGCCTCCGACCATCCCCTCGGTGGCCTCGGCTTCGCCGGTTGGGCCTACGAAGTCGCCGAGCAGGAGCGGGAGTCGGGCGTCTTCTTCGACACGGTGATCGTGTGCTCGGTGACCGGCTCGACCCAGGCGGGCATGGTCGCCGGCTTCGCCGCCCTGGAGGAGGCGGGCGGACGGCCGCGCCGGGTCCTCGGCATCGACGCCTCGGCCGCCCCCGCCCGCACCCGCGAGCAGATCGCCCGAATCGCCCAGAACACCGGTCGACTCATCGGCGTCAAGCGGGAGCTGACGGAGGCGGACGTCGAACTCGACGAGCGGTACCACGCGGGCACCTACGGCGTCCCTGACGAGAACACCCTGGACGCGATGCGCCTCGCGGCCCGCACGGAGGGGATGGTCACCGACCCCGTGTACGAAGGGAAGTCCATGGCAGGCCTCATCGACCTGGTCTCACGCGGCGAGATCGGATCGGACTCCACCGTGCTCTACGCCCACCTGGGCGGACAGCCGGCGCTGAACGCGTACAGCGCGCTGTTCTAA